In Desulfovibrio sp. UCD-KL4C, a single genomic region encodes these proteins:
- a CDS encoding type II toxin-antitoxin system RelE/ParE family toxin: MIPNQLARAAYKKLIQIDSAHDLKDLKVPPGNRLELLKGNRAQQYSIRINNQYRICFVWDMDHASQVEVTDYHS, encoded by the coding sequence ATTATCCCTAATCAGCTAGCTAGAGCGGCTTATAAGAAATTAATTCAAATTGATTCGGCTCATGATCTTAAAGACTTAAAAGTTCCTCCGGGCAATCGGCTTGAACTTTTAAAAGGCAATAGAGCCCAACAATATAGTATAAGAATTAATAATCAGTATCGAATTTGTTTTGTCTGGGACATGGACCACGCTTCACAGGTGGAAGTAACTGATTATCACAGTTAG
- a CDS encoding FeoA family protein has translation MFNKFDFFTGGASLGKIKQHEHVAQRENCKDSQMRGKSILDVAIGGKAKIRRHFSCGAIRQRLLDLGFIPGREVQVIRVAPLGCPLELKVAGYCVTLRRTEAYEIEVEDECRK, from the coding sequence ATGTTTAATAAATTTGATTTTTTTACTGGAGGAGCTTCTTTAGGCAAAATAAAACAACACGAACACGTAGCCCAAAGAGAAAATTGTAAAGACAGCCAGATGCGCGGCAAAAGTATTCTTGATGTTGCTATAGGCGGTAAAGCAAAAATAAGGAGACATTTCTCATGCGGAGCAATTCGACAACGACTACTTGATTTAGGGTTTATTCCAGGTCGTGAGGTCCAAGTTATAAGAGTTGCGCCCCTTGGTTGTCCACTGGAGCTTAAAGTTGCAGGATATTGCGTTACTCTACGCAGAACTGAAGCCTATGAAATTGAGGTGGAAGATGAGTGTAGAAAATAA
- a CDS encoding peptidylprolyl isomerase, producing MAKASARHLLVSDEQTCLDLKKQIQDGADFGELAKKHSSCPSGQQGGALGEFRPGQMVPEFDTVVFNEAVGEVHGPVKTQFGYHLLIIDSRED from the coding sequence ATGGCAAAAGCATCTGCACGCCATCTTTTGGTTAGTGATGAACAGACTTGTCTGGACCTGAAAAAACAAATTCAGGACGGCGCAGACTTTGGTGAACTGGCAAAAAAACACTCCAGCTGTCCTTCCGGTCAACAGGGTGGCGCTCTCGGTGAGTTCCGCCCCGGCCAGATGGTCCCGGAATTTGATACCGTTGTGTTCAATGAAGCCGTTGGCGAAGTTCATGGCCCCGTAAAAACACAGTTCGGTTACCACCTGCTGATCATCGATAGCCGCGAAGACTAA
- the feoB gene encoding ferrous iron transport protein B: MSVENNGKTKTAKSNILIALAGQQNAGKSTTYNMLTGANQHVANYPGVTVDKKVGSYRDGKTRYEVVDLPGTYSLTSFSLEERVSRNFFLEEKPDIVVNVIDATALRRSLYFTFQVMEMNFPITIALNMIDVAKNQGLSIDLQELRTRLGVEVVATVGRTGKGKQDLKTSIHKSANQEISPPPVLIKYDKLEEPLQVLEKMLAEDSFFKENYPLRWLAIKLVENDPEVYSLVETKHFNGQTIIKESTLLRARFEAELDIDTGDYIMACRDKAAKEIVNACITMKDISKQPISERIDRWVLNRALAPFFLLAVVFTIYELSIVQGYKLTAYTWPILAKIRDFIAHLLPSPGMIEDSLLRSMGLWMVDSANTLLNYVPIFFILFALIAILEDSGYMARIAFILDRIFHSFGLHGQSTLPFILGGVFAGGCAVPGIMSTKSIPDEKSRLATILTVPFMNCLAKIPLYTLLINIYFAEHKTWAMFFISTITILMAMIIAKILTSTILKGRETAPFIMEMPNYHAPTLFGVTQRSIERTWEYIKKVGSIVVAVSLCVFSLLQFPGLSKDRMDYYDAEMNKAVTVFYSKVSETSYKDVIEPIKTLTLLNLYDDYKRARMNSSGKDGAAAVEAQFKAKTPNMFTLLKPRNNKEAKKINRALRKVSSKRKRLRRKIKEEKIRNSFFGVIGRALEPVTQLAGFDWKVNIALISSFAARESSVATMGVLYQQGADDNKTLEQRMNNESESSGITPLHALAVLLFFALYPPCLAATIMVKIQTGSWKWMVFSIVFPTTIGFGVASTVFTLGNALGASGIDMMKGFYLTTLIIAVFIALEHKFSSDRLASSSVYQS; encoded by the coding sequence ATGAGTGTAGAAAATAATGGTAAGACGAAAACAGCAAAAAGTAATATTCTTATAGCTCTAGCTGGACAGCAAAACGCAGGCAAATCTACAACTTACAACATGCTAACGGGTGCAAACCAACATGTAGCAAACTACCCGGGTGTAACTGTTGATAAAAAAGTAGGGAGCTATCGTGACGGGAAAACCCGCTACGAAGTTGTTGATCTGCCAGGAACATACAGCTTGACCTCCTTTTCGCTTGAAGAAAGAGTATCACGTAATTTTTTTCTTGAAGAAAAACCTGATATTGTTGTTAACGTTATAGATGCAACAGCATTACGCCGCAGCCTCTATTTTACTTTTCAAGTTATGGAAATGAACTTTCCAATTACTATTGCTCTAAATATGATAGATGTTGCCAAAAATCAGGGCTTATCTATCGATTTACAAGAACTACGCACCCGATTAGGGGTGGAAGTTGTCGCTACTGTGGGACGTACAGGCAAGGGAAAACAGGACCTAAAAACATCCATACATAAATCAGCTAACCAAGAAATCTCCCCTCCCCCTGTCCTCATCAAATACGATAAGCTTGAAGAGCCTTTACAAGTGCTCGAAAAAATGCTGGCAGAAGATTCATTTTTTAAAGAGAACTATCCCCTACGCTGGCTGGCGATTAAACTGGTTGAAAACGATCCTGAAGTATACAGCCTTGTTGAAACAAAACATTTTAACGGCCAAACAATAATTAAAGAATCTACTTTGCTCCGCGCAAGATTTGAAGCCGAGTTGGATATTGATACTGGCGATTACATTATGGCTTGCCGAGATAAAGCTGCAAAAGAGATTGTAAATGCCTGCATTACCATGAAAGACATTTCAAAGCAGCCTATTTCCGAACGCATTGACCGATGGGTACTTAACCGAGCATTGGCTCCTTTTTTTCTTCTAGCAGTAGTCTTTACTATTTATGAGCTTTCTATTGTTCAAGGTTATAAACTGACGGCTTACACTTGGCCTATACTGGCAAAAATTAGAGATTTCATTGCTCACCTTTTGCCTTCGCCTGGAATGATTGAAGACTCCCTGCTCCGATCTATGGGATTGTGGATGGTGGACAGTGCCAATACACTTTTAAACTATGTACCAATCTTCTTTATTCTTTTTGCCCTCATAGCCATTTTGGAAGATTCTGGATATATGGCCCGCATTGCTTTTATTCTGGACCGTATTTTCCATAGCTTCGGCCTGCATGGGCAATCAACGCTTCCATTCATCCTAGGTGGTGTTTTTGCTGGCGGCTGTGCTGTTCCGGGGATTATGTCCACTAAAAGTATTCCAGATGAAAAGTCCAGACTAGCAACAATCCTAACTGTTCCTTTTATGAATTGCCTTGCAAAAATACCGCTCTACACGCTCCTGATAAATATTTATTTTGCGGAACATAAAACTTGGGCCATGTTCTTCATCTCCACCATAACAATCTTAATGGCTATGATCATAGCTAAAATTTTAACATCCACAATACTTAAAGGTCGTGAAACAGCTCCATTTATCATGGAAATGCCCAACTACCATGCACCTACTCTATTCGGTGTGACCCAACGATCCATTGAACGAACATGGGAATACATCAAAAAAGTTGGTTCTATTGTTGTTGCAGTTTCACTTTGCGTCTTTTCGTTGTTGCAGTTTCCGGGACTGAGCAAAGATAGGATGGATTATTATGACGCTGAAATGAATAAAGCTGTGACTGTTTTTTATTCAAAAGTATCAGAAACTTCTTACAAAGACGTCATCGAACCTATAAAAACACTCACCCTACTAAACCTTTATGATGACTACAAACGCGCCCGTATGAACTCATCAGGCAAGGACGGAGCCGCAGCAGTCGAGGCTCAATTCAAAGCGAAAACCCCTAACATGTTTACTCTGCTAAAGCCACGCAACAACAAAGAGGCAAAGAAGATTAATCGTGCTTTGCGAAAGGTTTCATCTAAACGTAAAAGGCTGCGCCGTAAAATTAAAGAAGAAAAAATTAGAAATTCTTTTTTCGGTGTAATTGGCAGAGCCCTTGAACCTGTAACGCAACTTGCTGGATTTGATTGGAAAGTAAATATTGCACTTATCAGTTCATTTGCTGCTCGCGAGTCATCCGTGGCGACTATGGGTGTTCTTTATCAGCAAGGGGCTGACGATAATAAAACCCTTGAACAAAGAATGAATAACGAAAGTGAATCTTCTGGAATAACTCCGTTACATGCCCTCGCGGTACTTTTGTTTTTTGCTCTTTATCCGCCATGTCTTGCTGCCACAATTATGGTTAAAATTCAGACCGGATCATGGAAATGGATGGTTTTCTCCATTGTTTTCCCTACCACAATAGGGTTTGGAGTAGCCTCCACAGTATTTACTTTGGGCAACGCCTTGGGTGCAAGCGGTATAGATATGATGAAAGGATTCTATTTAACGACCCTTATAATAGCTGTGTTTATAGCTCTTGAACATAAGTTCTCCTCAGATAGGCTTGCTTCTTCAAGTGTGTACCAATCGTAA